The following are encoded together in the Natrinema salifodinae genome:
- a CDS encoding dodecin codes for MVFKKITLIGTSPESFDAAADDAIDRAEQTLQNVHWIEVDELGVELASADDREYQAEVTVAFELEE; via the coding sequence ATGGTCTTCAAGAAGATCACGCTCATCGGCACCAGTCCCGAGAGCTTCGACGCCGCCGCCGACGACGCCATCGACCGCGCGGAACAAACCCTCCAGAACGTCCACTGGATCGAGGTCGACGAACTCGGGGTCGAACTCGCCAGCGCCGACGACCGAGAGTACCAGGCCGAAGTCACCGTCGCCTTCGAACTCGAAGAGTAA
- a CDS encoding metal-dependent hydrolase — MFVGHALLAFAVAALAAERRGWDGRRTLTLGAVAGAFATIPDVDVAYALVGLLEWRVADGALGASTAFWDASRVVHRSVTHSLVVGAIAAPAFGLVAVRGAGRATLARGVAGGLLLSLVGIAFAVDGPLAAFVTGLFVASGILVAATARRTSLSPTTVGLAALWGLWSHPWGDLVTGSPPEWLYPFASPVLSSRVVLHADPTLHLLGAFAIELAVIWFALATCCRLTGRSPVALVDRRAAVGGAYGIAALAATPPTLAVSYHFVFSILGVGLLCGAIRTPPSPTLPRSLGRDRRSPVPVSVPSVDSLLDVSLTGLAAVTIALVAYALVYLTAVAPA; from the coding sequence GTGTTCGTCGGTCACGCACTACTGGCGTTCGCCGTCGCGGCGCTTGCCGCCGAGCGACGTGGCTGGGACGGTCGACGGACCCTGACCCTCGGCGCCGTCGCGGGCGCCTTCGCGACGATTCCGGACGTCGACGTCGCGTACGCGCTCGTCGGCCTCCTCGAGTGGCGGGTCGCGGACGGCGCGCTCGGCGCGTCGACGGCCTTCTGGGACGCGAGCCGCGTCGTCCACCGCTCGGTCACCCACTCGCTGGTCGTCGGCGCGATCGCGGCGCCGGCGTTCGGCCTGGTCGCGGTCCGCGGCGCGGGTCGTGCGACCCTCGCCCGCGGCGTCGCCGGCGGGCTCCTCCTGAGCCTCGTCGGGATCGCGTTCGCCGTCGACGGCCCCCTGGCCGCGTTTGTAACGGGACTGTTCGTCGCGAGCGGCATCCTCGTCGCCGCGACCGCCAGGCGGACGTCGCTCTCGCCGACGACGGTCGGCCTGGCCGCGCTCTGGGGGCTGTGGTCGCATCCGTGGGGCGATCTGGTGACCGGGTCCCCGCCCGAGTGGCTCTATCCCTTCGCGTCGCCGGTCCTCTCCTCGCGGGTCGTCCTCCACGCGGACCCGACGCTGCACCTACTCGGCGCGTTCGCGATCGAACTCGCGGTGATCTGGTTCGCGCTCGCGACGTGCTGCCGGCTCACCGGCCGGTCGCCCGTCGCGCTCGTCGATCGGCGGGCCGCCGTCGGCGGCGCCTACGGGATCGCCGCGCTCGCGGCGACGCCGCCGACCCTCGCGGTCTCCTATCACTTCGTCTTCTCCATCCTCGGCGTCGGCCTCCTCTGTGGCGCGATTCGAACGCCGCCGTCGCCGACGCTACCCCGGTCGCTCGGTCGCGATCGCCGGTCGCCGGTACCGGTATCGGTCCCGTCGGTCGATTCGCTGCTCGACGTCTCGCTCACCGGCCTGGCCGCCGTGACGATCGCGCTCGTCGCGTACGCGCTCGTCTACCTGACGGCCGTCGCACCGGCGTAA
- a CDS encoding pyridoxal-phosphate-dependent aminotransferase family protein: MAQQTSSETVRAPSVGELTPPDRTLMGPGPSDVNPRVLRAMSTPLVGHLDPAFVEIMDEVQELLRYTFRTDNRWTIPVSGTGSAAMEAAIGNVVEPGDRMLVPTNGYFGGRMASMARRAGGEVVEVDAPWGEPLDPDDVADALADHDPDVFGFVHAETSTGVLQPDVPELTAAAHDHDALVVADTVTSLGGVELRVDEWDIDVAYSGPQKCLSCPPGASPLTLSDEAMEKVLSRDEDPRSWYLDLSLLEGYWGDDRSYHHTAPITNVYAIREALRLVAEEGIEARWARHERLAGALKAGVEAMGLAMNAPDEYWLPSLNAVRVPDGIDDGAVCDRLVEQYDLEIAGGLGDLAGEIFRIGCMGHSARPENVIYVVTALGDVLESMGANVDPGAGVTATRNALEE; the protein is encoded by the coding sequence ATGGCTCAGCAAACGTCGAGCGAGACGGTTCGTGCACCATCCGTCGGCGAACTCACACCCCCGGATCGAACCCTGATGGGACCGGGCCCGAGCGACGTGAACCCCCGCGTGCTCCGGGCGATGAGCACGCCGCTGGTCGGCCACCTCGATCCCGCCTTCGTCGAGATCATGGACGAGGTCCAGGAGCTGCTGCGCTACACCTTCCGGACGGACAACCGGTGGACCATCCCGGTCTCGGGGACCGGTTCGGCCGCGATGGAGGCCGCGATCGGGAACGTCGTCGAACCGGGCGACCGGATGCTCGTGCCGACGAACGGCTACTTCGGCGGGCGGATGGCCTCGATGGCACGGCGGGCCGGCGGCGAGGTCGTCGAAGTCGACGCGCCGTGGGGCGAGCCGCTCGACCCCGATGACGTCGCGGATGCGCTTGCCGACCACGATCCGGACGTCTTCGGCTTCGTTCACGCCGAGACGAGCACGGGCGTACTCCAGCCCGACGTGCCCGAGCTCACCGCCGCGGCCCACGACCACGACGCGCTGGTCGTCGCCGACACTGTCACCTCCCTCGGCGGCGTCGAACTCCGCGTCGACGAGTGGGACATCGACGTCGCCTACTCCGGTCCCCAGAAGTGTCTCTCCTGTCCGCCCGGCGCGAGCCCGCTGACCCTCTCCGACGAGGCCATGGAGAAGGTCCTCTCCCGGGACGAGGACCCCCGCTCGTGGTACCTCGACCTCTCCCTACTCGAGGGCTACTGGGGCGACGACCGCTCGTACCACCACACCGCGCCGATCACGAACGTCTACGCGATCCGCGAGGCCCTGCGCCTGGTCGCCGAAGAAGGAATCGAAGCGCGGTGGGCACGCCACGAACGCCTGGCCGGTGCGCTGAAAGCGGGCGTCGAAGCGATGGGCCTGGCGATGAACGCGCCCGATGAATACTGGCTGCCGAGTCTCAACGCCGTCCGCGTCCCCGACGGGATCGACGACGGCGCGGTCTGCGATCGACTCGTCGAGCAGTACGACCTCGAGATCGCCGGCGGCCTGGGCGACCTGGCCGGCGAGATCTTCCGGATCGGCTGCATGGGCCACTCCGCGCGACCGGAGAACGTGATCTACGTTGTGACGGCGCTGGGAGACGTGCTCGAGTCGATGGGCGCGAACGTCGATCCGGGCGCCGGCGTGACGGCGACGCGGAACGCGCTCGAAGAATAG
- a CDS encoding DUF7116 family protein, with product MRLVEQARSIFAELGYTVEGNGPEFRAERAWKVVHVNTVLETGDLPTSASGQFHCFVAEPSDADDLEARLERAEPNYEWAIIVIDGEDYQVERAPPGPHVSV from the coding sequence ATGCGACTCGTCGAGCAGGCCAGGTCGATCTTCGCAGAGTTGGGCTACACCGTCGAAGGCAACGGCCCCGAGTTCCGCGCCGAGCGGGCATGGAAAGTCGTTCACGTGAACACAGTACTCGAGACCGGCGACCTCCCGACGTCGGCGTCGGGACAGTTCCACTGTTTCGTCGCCGAACCGTCGGACGCCGACGACCTCGAGGCGCGACTCGAGCGGGCCGAGCCGAACTACGAGTGGGCGATCATCGTCATCGACGGGGAGGACTATCAGGTCGAACGAGCTCCGCCAGGACCACACGTCTCCGTGTAA
- a CDS encoding DUF5816 domain-containing protein → MDIWSTEDGETVYISETDGDKGSKGPFLVAYETPDTDRRYGWFCTNCETFDNAMDAMGRIKCNRCGNFRKPTEWDAAHE, encoded by the coding sequence ATGGACATCTGGTCGACCGAAGACGGCGAGACCGTCTACATTTCGGAGACCGACGGCGACAAGGGATCGAAGGGGCCGTTTCTCGTCGCCTACGAGACCCCCGACACGGACCGCCGGTACGGCTGGTTCTGTACGAACTGCGAAACCTTCGACAATGCGATGGACGCGATGGGTCGGATCAAATGCAACCGGTGCGGGAACTTCCGCAAACCCACCGAATGGGACGCCGCCCACGAGTAG
- a CDS encoding universal stress protein: MSLVVVPVRYPLSKHSKRTLEQAIEVARERDAALTILHVDLYQNGKKVTRMDLKNAVEGTFGRIENARYVVRTGFLVEESILDEVAAEGADAVVIGTKQASRLRRIFRRFTDNPDIDRYLRSHLDCEVITVESARA, translated from the coding sequence ATGTCGTTGGTCGTGGTTCCCGTTCGGTATCCCCTGTCGAAACACTCGAAACGAACGCTCGAGCAGGCGATCGAGGTCGCCCGCGAGCGGGACGCGGCGCTGACGATTCTCCACGTCGACCTCTACCAGAACGGGAAGAAAGTAACGCGAATGGACCTGAAAAACGCGGTCGAGGGGACGTTCGGGCGGATCGAAAACGCCCGCTACGTCGTTCGAACCGGCTTCCTCGTCGAGGAAAGCATTCTCGACGAAGTCGCGGCGGAGGGCGCAGACGCCGTCGTCATCGGAACCAAACAGGCGAGTCGACTTCGTCGGATCTTCCGGCGGTTCACCGACAACCCCGACATCGACCGCTACCTGCGAAGCCACCTCGACTGCGAGGTCATCACGGTCGAGAGCGCACGCGCCTGA
- a CDS encoding universal stress protein, translating into MYDDILIPTDGSDTISETLAHGLPIAANNDATVHALYVVDSRVTAAADSEASTDLERTLEDEGRAAVETVDERASAEGLETVAEVRQGTPAKTILEYADERGIDLIVIGTRGKSPREKVTSLGSVSERVVDNASIPVFVVRNAGERE; encoded by the coding sequence ATGTACGACGATATTCTCATCCCTACCGACGGCAGCGACACGATTTCCGAGACACTCGCCCACGGGCTGCCCATCGCCGCGAACAACGACGCGACGGTCCACGCGCTGTACGTAGTCGACAGCCGCGTCACCGCCGCGGCCGACTCGGAGGCCAGTACGGACTTAGAGCGGACGCTCGAGGACGAGGGCCGGGCGGCCGTCGAGACCGTCGACGAGCGCGCGAGCGCGGAGGGACTCGAGACGGTCGCCGAGGTGCGACAGGGGACGCCGGCGAAGACGATCCTCGAGTACGCGGACGAGCGGGGGATCGACCTGATCGTCATCGGAACGCGGGGCAAGAGTCCGCGAGAGAAGGTGACTTCGCTGGGCAGCGTCTCTGAGCGGGTTGTCGACAACGCCTCGATTCCGGTGTTCGTCGTCCGAAACGCGGGCGAGCGCGAGTAA
- a CDS encoding mechanosensitive ion channel family protein — translation MREVPLVDEGSMVEGLENAIPVPVPERVVAITLALAVLVVGWYLSKLVVRLAGRTVARRIERPSVTRTVLRGVRLAVLVWAGTIAAGILGVGDTELLLSVTVISAVIAIVLAPLVGSLINGLYVLADRPYEIGDMIEVTDAGHRGFVEDITIRYTKIFTLQNTFIVIPNSEIHARDVINYSAEDERTRITVSFDVTYDSDLTAARQAAERAARNVDMVISGGPDIRIGSARYAAAPSCRIDEYADDGITLELFFWIKHPYKLSVARDRVQTAIGERYADLDVEFAYPRRHHVFDETSGVARLAVDDAEIDVDRAPAGSPVEPGGPSERDEQEQRSEQSGASESPADPADQ, via the coding sequence ATGCGCGAGGTCCCGTTAGTAGACGAGGGCTCGATGGTCGAGGGCCTCGAAAATGCCATCCCGGTCCCGGTACCGGAGCGAGTAGTCGCCATCACCCTCGCACTCGCCGTGCTCGTCGTCGGCTGGTACCTCTCGAAGCTCGTCGTCCGCCTCGCAGGACGAACGGTCGCCCGCCGGATCGAACGGCCGAGCGTCACCCGAACCGTCCTACGCGGTGTCAGGCTCGCCGTCCTCGTCTGGGCAGGCACCATCGCCGCCGGTATTCTCGGCGTCGGCGACACGGAACTCCTCCTGTCGGTGACCGTCATCTCGGCCGTGATCGCGATCGTGCTCGCGCCGCTGGTCGGCAGCCTGATCAACGGGCTGTACGTGCTGGCCGACCGGCCCTACGAGATCGGCGACATGATCGAAGTCACCGACGCCGGCCACCGCGGCTTCGTCGAGGACATCACCATCCGGTACACCAAGATCTTCACCCTCCAGAACACTTTCATCGTGATCCCCAACTCCGAGATCCACGCGCGCGACGTCATCAACTACTCCGCCGAGGACGAGCGCACTCGGATCACGGTCTCGTTCGACGTCACCTACGACAGCGATCTCACCGCGGCCCGCCAGGCCGCCGAGCGGGCCGCCCGCAACGTCGACATGGTCATCTCCGGCGGACCAGATATCCGGATCGGCAGCGCGCGATACGCTGCAGCGCCCTCCTGCCGGATCGACGAGTACGCTGACGACGGCATTACGCTCGAACTGTTCTTCTGGATCAAACACCCCTACAAACTCTCCGTCGCCCGGGACCGGGTTCAGACGGCCATCGGTGAGCGCTACGCGGACCTCGACGTGGAGTTCGCGTACCCGCGGCGCCACCACGTCTTCGACGAGACCAGCGGGGTCGCCCGCCTGGCCGTCGACGACGCCGAGATCGACGTCGATCGGGCACCCGCGGGCTCGCCGGTCGAACCAGGCGGGCCGAGCGAGCGGGACGAGCAGGAGCAACGGAGCGAGCAGAGCGGCGCGAGCGAGAGTCCCGCGGATCCGGCCGATCAGTAA
- the trmB gene encoding HTH-type sugar sensing transcriptional regulator TrmB: MAPDELRSTVEHVGDRFNLGEYEIDAYLTVLEQGQLTASEIADQTQIPQPRVYDTVRSLSDRGLVELRESRPMKVVAIDPEEAFDDVQSSLEQMIDELEARYTAPARDTEAVSLVKSRSTILRYLEEVIDAAEFELALSLTPDLLTRYEDELRAAVDAGVSVDLIVTPAREAPDPAEFAYGEVASTARARRGITTPVIAVADGNYSVYATQDALRDDQDRYGVIFNRSALGFLVSGFFGTVLWTTAERTLGEDGRNEAYPRKYASIRRCVKDLMDEGGEFYATIEGRDVEVGGQRIVRGRIRDIAFEVSEEVASLTIETTEGEELSVGGRVAALEDIEAHEIHIGRNEPPTLED, translated from the coding sequence ATGGCACCAGACGAACTGCGCTCGACCGTCGAGCACGTCGGGGATCGCTTCAACCTCGGCGAGTACGAGATCGACGCCTACCTCACCGTCTTAGAGCAGGGCCAGCTCACGGCGAGCGAGATCGCGGACCAGACGCAGATCCCCCAACCGCGGGTCTACGACACGGTCCGCAGTTTGAGCGATCGCGGCCTGGTCGAACTGCGCGAGTCTCGGCCGATGAAGGTCGTCGCGATCGACCCGGAGGAGGCCTTCGACGACGTGCAGTCCTCCCTCGAGCAGATGATCGACGAACTCGAGGCCCGCTACACGGCGCCGGCCCGGGACACGGAAGCCGTCTCGCTGGTCAAGTCCCGATCGACGATCCTTCGCTACCTCGAGGAGGTTATCGATGCCGCGGAGTTCGAACTCGCCCTGTCGCTGACGCCGGACCTGCTGACCCGGTACGAGGACGAGCTGCGCGCGGCGGTCGACGCCGGCGTGAGCGTCGATCTGATCGTCACGCCTGCGCGCGAAGCGCCCGATCCGGCGGAGTTCGCCTACGGCGAGGTCGCCTCGACCGCCCGCGCCCGCCGCGGGATCACGACGCCGGTCATCGCCGTCGCCGACGGGAACTACTCCGTCTACGCGACCCAGGACGCCCTGCGCGACGACCAGGACCGCTACGGCGTCATCTTCAACCGGTCGGCGCTTGGCTTCCTCGTCTCCGGCTTCTTCGGGACGGTCCTTTGGACGACCGCGGAACGCACCCTCGGTGAGGACGGCCGCAACGAGGCGTACCCCCGGAAGTACGCCTCCATCCGCCGGTGCGTGAAGGACCTCATGGACGAGGGCGGGGAATTCTACGCGACCATCGAGGGCCGAGACGTCGAGGTCGGCGGCCAGCGGATCGTCCGCGGTCGCATCCGCGACATCGCCTTCGAGGTCAGCGAGGAAGTTGCCAGCCTCACGATCGAAACGACGGAGGGCGAGGAACTCTCCGTCGGTGGCCGCGTCGCCGCGCTCGAGGACATCGAGGCCCACGAGATCCACATCGGCCGGAACGAGCCGCCGACGCTCGAGGACTGA
- a CDS encoding extracellular solute-binding protein encodes MGRDTVGRCDRSRLGRRSFLKTASVSTAAGAVAVTGCLGRGRQPGTVVMTAATDVEGIMHSDGDGPSIQQALWDAGLDEDIRVEIQTVVSDSAQRMQGAQSALQAGRAPPDIHMMDSGWTIPFILREQTLNLSEHLGDEALNTVENDYLDAIVETARHPETGDVHGVPLFPDFGLMLYRQDLIEDAGYETNGWGTDPPSWEEFSNAVGDALDANEDISYGFTTQGAAYEGLSCCTFNEVMTSWGGAYFGGTENLFTAGDRPITVDDGHTVDAIRMMRAFIDSDDPNGLDGYSEICPSAIVQWTEQESLNPFADGNAIANRNWPFAIAETGGEDAFGEDLGVMTRPYAVSQEETEFEGVGGTAAALGGWNLTVSPHTERREEALQVLEAFTAEDVQLTVFELGGFLPPNIDLIEEADPDEIGPSARYTEQLQAAGENAIPRPVTDLWPEQSALIYQEVNAAYRGEKAPETAMSDLEERLQRSEAEVAENGN; translated from the coding sequence ATGGGACGCGATACCGTCGGTCGGTGCGATCGGTCTCGCCTGGGACGTCGATCGTTCCTGAAGACCGCATCGGTCTCGACCGCGGCGGGGGCGGTCGCCGTCACCGGCTGCCTCGGTCGGGGTCGCCAACCAGGCACCGTGGTGATGACAGCCGCCACGGACGTCGAGGGGATCATGCACAGCGACGGCGACGGGCCCTCGATCCAACAGGCCCTGTGGGACGCCGGCCTCGACGAGGACATCCGCGTGGAGATCCAGACCGTCGTCAGCGATTCCGCACAGCGGATGCAGGGCGCTCAATCGGCCCTTCAGGCGGGTCGCGCACCGCCCGACATCCACATGATGGACAGCGGGTGGACGATCCCCTTTATCCTCCGAGAGCAGACGCTCAACCTGAGCGAACACCTCGGGGACGAGGCCCTCAACACCGTCGAGAACGACTACCTCGACGCGATCGTGGAGACGGCCCGCCACCCGGAGACCGGCGACGTCCACGGCGTGCCGCTGTTTCCGGACTTCGGACTGATGCTGTATCGACAGGACCTGATCGAAGACGCGGGCTACGAGACGAACGGCTGGGGCACCGATCCGCCCTCCTGGGAGGAGTTCTCGAACGCCGTCGGCGACGCGCTGGACGCCAACGAGGACATCAGCTACGGCTTCACCACGCAGGGGGCCGCCTACGAGGGCCTGTCCTGTTGTACGTTCAACGAGGTGATGACCTCGTGGGGCGGCGCGTACTTCGGCGGCACCGAGAACCTGTTTACGGCCGGCGACCGCCCGATCACGGTCGACGACGGACACACGGTCGACGCGATCCGGATGATGCGCGCGTTCATCGACAGCGACGATCCGAACGGGCTCGACGGGTACTCCGAGATCTGCCCCTCGGCGATCGTCCAGTGGACCGAACAGGAGTCGCTCAACCCCTTCGCGGACGGCAACGCGATCGCCAACCGCAACTGGCCGTTCGCGATCGCCGAGACCGGGGGCGAGGACGCGTTCGGCGAGGACCTCGGCGTGATGACCCGTCCGTACGCCGTCTCGCAGGAGGAGACGGAGTTCGAGGGCGTCGGCGGCACCGCCGCGGCTCTGGGCGGGTGGAACCTCACCGTGAGCCCGCACACGGAGCGCCGCGAGGAGGCCCTGCAGGTCCTCGAGGCGTTCACCGCCGAGGACGTCCAGCTCACGGTCTTCGAGTTGGGCGGGTTCCTGCCGCCGAACATCGACCTGATCGAAGAGGCTGATCCCGACGAGATCGGCCCCTCCGCGCGGTACACCGAACAGCTCCAGGCGGCCGGTGAGAACGCGATTCCGCGACCGGTAACCGACCTCTGGCCCGAACAATCGGCGCTGATCTACCAGGAGGTCAACGCGGCCTACCGCGGGGAAAAAGCGCCCGAGACCGCGATGAGCGACCTCGAAGAGCGGCTCCAGCGGAGCGAAGCGGAGGTGGCCGAAAATGGCAACTGA
- a CDS encoding carbohydrate ABC transporter permease gives MATDPDAETEPETPPPTATDGGAVTDETGRDREHERTGNVLVNWMENLSEAAYAYLLLLPAFALLALIAFYPLLRTFVMSLRADETRGMDPLGGFVGIENYVDIFTGNARLARQFLDVSLTSSFPFVDLGVPFFQQALFVTVAFAVISVVVETVIGFGQAYVLDQDFRGRRWVRVAIILPWAVPIVIQGMIFFLIFQPEVGFGTDIMQALGVFSAAPLANSRDAFIIILVADIWKSSAFMALLILAGLQSVDRSLYDVARVAGASPWQRFKLITLPLVMPALLVAMLFRTMDAMRVFGLIESTAGCTTVPSLTCLVVEAMFGGTRIYATAAAVAFATALVIGVIIAMYILLFRDTEGGVT, from the coding sequence ATGGCAACTGATCCCGACGCCGAGACCGAACCCGAGACCCCGCCCCCGACCGCGACCGACGGCGGCGCCGTGACCGATGAAACCGGACGGGACCGGGAGCACGAACGGACCGGCAACGTCCTCGTCAACTGGATGGAGAACCTGAGCGAGGCGGCCTACGCCTACCTGCTCCTGTTACCGGCGTTCGCCTTGCTGGCCCTGATCGCGTTCTACCCGCTGCTCCGGACGTTCGTCATGTCGCTGCGCGCCGACGAGACGCGGGGCATGGACCCGCTCGGCGGCTTCGTCGGCATCGAGAACTACGTCGACATCTTCACCGGGAACGCGCGCCTGGCCAGGCAGTTCCTCGACGTCTCGCTGACGTCGTCGTTCCCGTTCGTCGACCTCGGCGTCCCGTTCTTCCAGCAGGCGCTGTTCGTCACCGTGGCGTTCGCGGTCATCAGCGTCGTCGTCGAGACGGTGATCGGCTTCGGCCAGGCGTACGTGCTCGATCAGGACTTCCGGGGCCGGCGGTGGGTCCGCGTGGCGATCATCCTCCCGTGGGCGGTGCCGATCGTCATCCAGGGGATGATCTTCTTCCTGATCTTCCAGCCGGAGGTCGGCTTCGGGACCGATATCATGCAAGCGCTCGGCGTCTTCAGCGCCGCGCCGCTGGCCAACAGCCGGGATGCGTTCATCATCATCCTCGTGGCAGACATCTGGAAGTCGTCGGCGTTCATGGCCCTGCTGATCCTGGCGGGACTCCAGAGCGTCGACCGGAGCCTCTACGACGTCGCGCGCGTGGCCGGGGCGTCGCCCTGGCAGCGGTTCAAGCTGATCACGCTGCCGCTGGTGATGCCGGCGCTGTTGGTCGCGATGCTGTTCCGGACGATGGACGCGATGCGCGTCTTCGGACTGATCGAGTCGACCGCCGGCTGTACGACCGTGCCGTCGCTGACCTGCCTGGTCGTCGAGGCGATGTTCGGCGGCACGCGGATCTACGCGACGGCGGCAGCCGTCGCCTTCGCGACGGCGCTGGTAATCGGCGTGATCATCGCGATGTACATCCTGCTCTTCCGCGATACCGAAGGAGGTGTCACCTGA
- a CDS encoding carbohydrate ABC transporter permease, with protein MTDEFDRDRTESETESTPESRGDRADVRSRRTAPTGTGGRRLRPDGGGALTDDREAELDRGPFQQWVANSISHPERVYRAMFYVAAIFFLFTTLFPFYWLLMVALTPEGQLQDIVFTPNGFNPGAFVEVFEVIPFHWYMFNSFVIALGSTVVVLVVGSLAGYAFGRLEFPGRTPLMLLVLVISFFPPASFFIPLNDLFNTSFAILEPITGDGTLYNTPFAMVTPLSAIFMPLAIFILTTFYAQIPDGLEDAARVEGTTRLGALFRVIIPLSAPGVATAGVLTFIAVYNEFFFSFLMTDGQPQNWAPILEGILAYQGQYEVLYHLMAAASILGVIPVAILVVIAQEKIVSGLTAGALKE; from the coding sequence ATGACTGACGAATTCGACCGCGACCGCACCGAGAGCGAAACCGAATCGACGCCCGAGAGCCGGGGCGACCGCGCAGACGTGCGGAGCCGACGGACCGCACCGACCGGAACCGGCGGCCGCAGGCTCCGGCCGGACGGGGGCGGCGCCCTCACGGACGATCGCGAGGCCGAACTCGACCGAGGTCCGTTCCAGCAGTGGGTAGCCAACTCCATCTCCCACCCCGAACGGGTCTACCGAGCGATGTTCTACGTCGCCGCGATCTTCTTCCTGTTCACGACGCTGTTCCCGTTCTACTGGCTGCTCATGGTCGCGCTGACGCCGGAAGGCCAACTTCAGGACATCGTCTTCACGCCGAACGGGTTCAATCCCGGCGCGTTCGTCGAGGTCTTCGAGGTCATCCCGTTCCACTGGTACATGTTCAACAGCTTCGTGATCGCGCTGGGGTCGACCGTCGTCGTCCTCGTCGTGGGTAGCCTGGCGGGCTACGCCTTCGGCCGCCTCGAGTTCCCCGGCCGCACGCCGCTGATGCTGCTCGTGTTGGTCATTTCGTTCTTCCCGCCGGCGTCCTTTTTCATCCCGCTGAACGACCTCTTCAACACCTCGTTCGCGATCCTCGAGCCGATCACCGGCGACGGCACGCTGTACAACACGCCGTTCGCGATGGTGACGCCGCTGTCGGCGATCTTCATGCCGCTGGCGATCTTCATCCTCACGACGTTTTACGCCCAGATTCCGGACGGGCTCGAGGACGCGGCCCGCGTCGAGGGGACGACCAGGCTCGGCGCACTGTTCCGGGTCATCATCCCGCTGTCGGCGCCCGGCGTCGCGACCGCCGGCGTGTTGACGTTCATCGCCGTCTACAACGAGTTCTTCTTCTCGTTCCTGATGACCGACGGGCAGCCGCAGAACTGGGCGCCGATCCTCGAAGGGATCCTCGCCTACCAGGGCCAGTACGAGGTGCTGTACCACCTCATGGCCGCCGCGAGCATCCTCGGGGTGATCCCCGTGGCGATCCTCGTGGTGATCGCGCAGGAAAAGATCGTGAGCGGACTGACCGCAGGCGCACTCAAGGAGTAA